The genomic interval AATTTATACATTTTCTCAGATATTCCCACAATTTATAATTCTTGAttgaaacatatatatatatatatataaatgattacaatctacatatatttttataatttgggATCTATTGACATTTTGTAATTACAAACCACACATTGCTCTGTTTTGAAGGATACAAGTTGAAGGGGGATAAGAGTTAGAGTCTTCATTCAACCCCTATAAGTATTTATAAGTATATTTGAACAATCTCTTGTCTACAATATAATTGCatgaatttatattcttaATAGATATTTGAACCTAATTTTAGGTAAGATTATTTACaccttaaaatatattttgaacacTCATTTACTAAGAATactcattcattaaatttaaaaaaaataataacttttattttgtacactcttaaaattttaaatttacccACAAagcttgttatttattttttcattcgTTCATAGCACCAAACACCCAAGCCAAGCTTTTATATGCTTTCAATATCGGTTTAACTATTTACACTGCACCAATTGTACAATAATTATCCTCATATACTTGCAAATTATATCCATCAAATCTtgaagaacaaattaataggtagttttttcctttttttttccgggaatcaaaacaacaaataagaaattttaaaataataaaatatgaatttttcccTAGTCACGAGGAGATGATTTTCAGGCCTTTACCAAATAGATATCAATCATTGAGTTTAATAGTTTTGAAAAGTGATATGATATATGTGTCTTTATTATGAAATTAGGTATATTAgccatataaaattttttacaaaattttatacatTATAGGTATATTAgccatataaaattttacaaaatggaAAGGCTATTTCAAcctattaattttctttcaacacccacttttttaattaaaataattattaaaataattattaaattataacttattattttaattcactaattatcataaataaaaaattactcttaattaactactttctctctctactgCAACTGTGGTCAAAACCTAAactaatttctctctcttttaatttttcttctttttttcttttattctttcttgttaAATAAACTTGTCTTTCTCTTCGTTTTCActgaaatattattagttcttatctattattattattattattatttagagtTTGTGATTCCAAGatttgacccaaaaaaaaatctaatggatttaaaatggtataaaacttttattttttaatttttacatgaTGGATATTGATCCCTTCATTTTGTTTAGATTACAATAGGGTTGAATTTGTTCATCATgaacaattttatttgttaaatgtaatatttactTCATGTatcatgataaattttaataaaaaaaagagatcaaaagagagagaataaagtcaaataactaattgataaaattatattttcaaaataaaaaatttaattcaaaaaatataatgagaaatttaataggtgttaaattttttttttaaatgtaaataatctCATCTAGAAATacttaaaacaatttatttttcttttctttttttccaatcATGCGGCCTCCCATGTGAAAGGTTCACATGCGAATGCTCTAGTAATCGAGAGATGCCATATGTTTTGGtgataattatgaaaaagtaGTTCTCTAgtcatttcatcaaacactaGAAGGGGCAGCCTTGCTTTCAAAGAATATACCTGTAAAAACATGTCATgatattttcacaaattttattcgAGGTAAGAACACTCCATATGCAATAATTGTAGGCCTTGAATCAAACAAACTTAACCGATGTGAGCAACTCATTTTAACTGATTTACTAACAAGCACAAATTAGCGAGATATTTTGCCATTGCGGAGTTGCCATTATCATATCCTTGCAGTATAAACCCAAAGCTGAAACCTGGCATCATTCCAGCAACTTTGGGAATCATAACATGAACTGCTGTGAATGGTGAATTGCCAAAAAGTTCATTAACTTCCAAGTTCAAGCTGTGTTTCTGCCACAACTTTCAGGACTGAAAAAGTACCAAAAATCTATTCGGTTCATCAGATGCCATCCAGAGTCCAGACACGAGATTTCTAAAAATGCAGAAAGAGTTCAAAGACTTCAAACAATTTACAACGTAAGATACCCTTTAAAGAGCAACTGCTCTATAAGTCCTCACATAAACCTTGATTGCGTTGAGCAACAATTTTGGACAAATGAACTTCATATGAAgataaacaaatcaacaatACATGATCATGCAAAAACTAGTTCTGTCCGTGGATTGCAGAAATAAGCGAGAAATACAAGTTACAGTATCTCCCCTCAACAGTAAAGGAATTCAATCTCGACCAACATCTAACCTAAGTTGTGTTACAGCTCCATCCACCATCCATCCAAATTCACAAATGAATTAGCTTAAAAAATATGGACAAACAATGACAGCCACTCTTCTCAGGTCACGAAGAACTCAACTCTCAACCAATAAAATTCACCAAAAATCCTCATTCCAGCAATCCACACCATCTACACTCTCCAGTCAATCATCCAAAGCAATTAAGCAAAAGAATTAACACTCGACTTGCTTTCAATTCCACTGAGAACACATAAACCAGacaataaaacacacataaaagcagaatttttctaattaaatttttttttcccaaaacaAATTACCAAGTACTAAATCTATCTGACTTGATTACAAGAAACCCACTAATCCTAAATAAGCTAAACtaaagaagggggaaaaaaaattaaaaaggacCTACTAAAACTACTCTACCCTTTATCTACAGGCTTGACACCCAGCACCCCAAGCTCAATCCCCATCATTTGCTTCTGTCTCCTCATCTCCACCACTTTTCTATGCGAGTTCGAGTGCAACTCGCTCGAGAACGTCGGGCTGTTTGCCGGCCGGTACTCTGGCACCAGCCTGCCGGACTTAAACCGAACCCCACAAGCATTACAAAGCGTCTTTGGACCCATTGGCCCAGCCCGCCATTGCGGGGTCTTCTCAGCGCCACAATGCTGACATTTTCTCCCTATAATCACTTTCGAAACAACCGGTTTCGCAGCTTTCACACTCCCGTGAACACTCCCCCACCAAGCCTCCTGGTTCAGAAGCTCGCGGCGGCAACGCGTGCGAAGCTTGCTCCGGGCACGCACCGGCACGCGCAGGTTCCCGCAGCAGTTCATAATAATGCTGTTGCTATTGTTGTTACCATTGGTGATAGTGCTGCCATTAGTGCTTGTGCTTGAACTGCTGTTGCTGTTTTCTAGAACCGAATTTGGGCTTTGCTGCTTTAAGATGTTGGGGTTAGAGGAAATGTCGACGAATGTTTCAACTGTCGGAAAGTTCGAGAGCCATTCGAGTTCTTCTTCTGCACATTCCTGTAAAATGCGACGAAACGGTGAGTTGACTCGGGTTTAACTCGGTCGACACGTATGCATGCGTATAAACTACGGAGATGTAGACAAGTGGGAAATAGAATGTTCAACTATTAGGGCAatattgtctttttattttgattaggaGTAAATGGCACGCGTATGAATTGTCAAGTCGCTGTACATTTATTGGAGTACCGCTAACCTCGTGAGATACAGCTAAGAAGAATAATGACACCTGAACGTTAAATTCCACAAATGCCCTTccagaatttatttttaggaaGGGCAAAACTGTCTTTTGAACCATCCATCATATCTTGTCTGCGCAACCGGT from Citrus sinensis cultivar Valencia sweet orange chromosome 9, DVS_A1.0, whole genome shotgun sequence carries:
- the LOC102616168 gene encoding GATA transcription factor 1 isoform X2 encodes the protein MVQKTVLPFLKINSGRAFVEFNVQVSLFFLAVSHEECAEEELEWLSNFPTVETFVDISSNPNILKQQSPNSVLENSNSSSSTSTNGSTITNGNNNSNSIIMNCCGNLRVPVRARSKLRTRCRRELLNQEAWWGSVHGSVKAAKPVVSKVIIGRKCQHCGAEKTPQWRAGPMGPKTLCNACGVRFKSGRLVPEYRPANSPTFSSELHSNSHRKVVEMRRQKQMMGIELGVLGVKPVDKG
- the LOC102616168 gene encoding GATA transcription factor 1 isoform X1, whose protein sequence is MESLDLQVCCIDDLLDFNINDDECGKPTKRPRNALSSVNRNGCDFDVFEAGDDTDRLFPECAEEELEWLSNFPTVETFVDISSNPNILKQQSPNSVLENSNSSSSTSTNGSTITNGNNNSNSIIMNCCGNLRVPVRARSKLRTRCRRELLNQEAWWGSVHGSVKAAKPVVSKVIIGRKCQHCGAEKTPQWRAGPMGPKTLCNACGVRFKSGRLVPEYRPANSPTFSSELHSNSHRKVVEMRRQKQMMGIELGVLGVKPVDKG